The genomic segment CTTCAGATGGTGGAGGAGATATTTGAGGATACCAAACTGATGCAGGAGCTCCACGATGCCAAGTATGATTTGGTTCTGACGGACCCTGCGATTGGTGGAGGGGTGCTTCTGGGTCATCGTTTGGGTCTTCCCCTTGTCTTCAATGTGAGGTGGACTGTTCAGGGTGAGGGACATCACGCAATCACACCTTCTCCACTATCATATATCCCAATACCAGGGACAGAGCTGACTGACAAGATGACGTTTCTCCAGCGGGTCAAGAACCTCCTTTACTATTTCTTCACATGTTTTCAAATTTGGTATGTCACAGACCCGAACTACAAACCATTTGTCCGTCGTTACTTTGGACCTGATGTACATTACATGGAGCTGTTTCAGGCAGCAGACATCTGGCTGATGAGGAACGATTTTACCTTTGAGTTCCCACGACCCACAATGCCAAACATTGTCTACATGTCAGGATTTCAGTGCAAACCCTCCAAGCCCCTGTCTAAAGAACTAGAGGATTTTGTCAGGAGCTCTGGTGAACATGGCGTCATCGTTATGACATTGGGAACCCTGGTGGCAAAACTTCCCGAGGCCATTGCTGAGAACATTGCTGCTGCTTTTGCCCAACTTCCTCAGAAGGTGATCTGGAGGTTTAAAGGCAAAAGACCATCCACCCTCGGGAACAACACCTTAGTCTTGGACTGGCTGCCTCAAAATGACCTCCTGGGCCATCCCAAGACCAGACTCTTTGTGGCCCACGGAGGCACCAATGGAATCCAGGAGGCCATCTACCACGGCGTCCCCTTGGTCGGCCTGCCCCTCATGTTCGACCAGCCTGACAACTTCTTCAGGATGAAAGCAAGAGGCGTGGCCAAAGTCCTGGACATTGCAACTATGAACAAAGACAACTTCCTGGAGGTGCTGAAGGAGGTACTCTATCAACCGACCTACAGGGAGAAGATGAAGGCCCTCTCCAATCTGCATAGAGATCAGCCCATGAAACCACTGGACCGCGCCATGTTCTGGATCGAGTTTGTCATGAGGCACAAAGGCGCTCCGCATCTAAGGACAGAGTCTTACAAGATGTCCACGATCCAGTATCACTTGATTGATGTGGTGGCGTTTTTGCTGGCAGTTATCTTGCTagtatttactgtttttatttctgcagtGAAGTTTTTGTGGCGGAAGGTGTTTTCTAGAAGCAAAGTCAAAAAGGAGTGATGACCGTGCTGCAAGATAGTCGTTTATAGATCCTGATTTCttgtaaagaaaacaactgttCTGTATTCAGAGTCATGTACCAGATAGAAACAGTCCTGCACTGGTCTCCTAACGTGCCTGAGTGTCTGTAGCTGAATGCATCCACAAACCTCCTATTGTCTAATGACTTCGGCCAAAGAGGTCATGTGTCTGTTCTGTTCGTTTATTGGGGTGTTTGTTAATTAGCAGGATATCTCAAAAATCTGTAAATAATTTACAATGCAGTTTAGTGAAAGGTTAGACCTTGAGTTAAGCGATCAGTTTTTAGTCCATATCCACAAATCTTTTGAAGCATTTCTTGCAggttttttttgaaattttttcTTATTCTCATAAACTACTGCACTTACGAAACAAAATGAGATTAATCTTTATAAAAACTGGCGCCTGTATCTTGTGATAATCACTAGAGCTGGGCAATGATTCAATATTTCTTGTGACTTTTGGTGACGGTATGATGTTGTCATGTTATCGTTCCAAATTTACATTCTCCACATGATTTCGAGCAAGCTGTaaataaaagtcacaaaatgatttattaacgtttttctttttgttttatacatatttGGTCTCGTGTACTGCTTAacagtgtgtgggtggggggccAGTGCAACGTGATTATTTTATATGGACCTTTGCATATATTAAaagatttaattaatttattatcatGCGTCACCAGTCTGCAAATATACAATGAAAAATGTGCGTCCTAGTTGCTCCCTGTACAATACAAATACCCAAAACCTAGCTTCACATTTATCAAATATTCAACTAATTTAATCAACAGTACAGATCTGATGAGGGTATGTGCTCTCTGACAGCTTTTTAGTttgtaatatttcattaaattaatAAAGTGTTTACTGGAAGGACATCAAGGCACAAGGACAAGGACATTTTGTGCTTAATAATGGGTATTGTCCTGTTAAATAAATGGTGATATAATAACTTACCGTTCTGTTCCTTGAAGCAGGTGGTATCATTGAGAAGGACGACCAAAGCTCAGCAGCTTACTGGTGTCTTCTTACACTTTTTATACAGCTGAATTAGTTTTGGGTTGCTGTAATCAGATAGCACTTGCAGGACATTGTCATTGTTTGACGTTTCTGTGTATTTCTCACATTCACTAActgttttagagcttttaaCATGTTATCATGTTGAGATATTACATGCTTTATGATATTTCTTccatttagttgttttgtttttttaaggtaaTTGTTTGGCATGTCGCCGACGGTGTAGActcacttttaaaataaaatccagtttttcaagcaaagaaaacaacaacaattcacGAGATTTCCACGTCATTCTACAAACTATGGCTGGCGGACGAGTCCAGAAACTTCCTGAGCAGTAAGCAACTGAATGAGCCTGAAGAGTTCTGATTAATATGGACACGATAAAGCATTACATTACGATCGACAGCACCAATATCACAAAACATCTTCCTGCGAGCTTGTCATAGAGGCgcatcaacaacaactaaagcaacaatatatatataaaaagcagcTATATAACTATAATAAACTACTTCAAACTTAAACACACTTGATGAAGTGGTGTGAGCACGTCTTTATTATGAACATTGAATCTATGTTTTatcttttgacatttctgtgcTTCATTTTCTTGTTACTATCACCCGACAGAACACGGACACATGTGTGATGAACTAAAATCATCTGATAACATGGACCATGTCGTTAAATCAGTCAGGCTCGATAAAATCAAAACCCCCTAAAACATTTTACTATAACCAAAGTAAAACTAATCAAAGACTCTCTAATGTACTGATTTTGAAGTTGACTCTAATCCTTTATCATCATTTCAGAGCGATACTCAACAGCCTAGTCATTGGTCATGATTTACAGAACGTcagaacaaagaggagaaagcGTCAAGTATCAAACTCACTGATGTTGtacggaggagagagagaggattctCCAGCAGTCAGCAGAGGCCGGTCGCCCTGCTCCCTGTTTACATCTGCCTCCCCgtggtggagagaggaaggactgcatggagacacaaagagagagagagacagagacggttATCTCGATACAGGAAACACTATCTCACTTTGAATTTGTTTACTTTCTCAGGCTAATAAAAAGATACAAAGAGGAAGTTACGTCTGTGATTCATGTCGCTGCCTCTGAACTAGATCTACTAAACTTCAGTGTATCACTGAACGACTGACAACAGTTTATTGTGTcttttatgtgaaattacttAAATTAATACCAGTTACACTCTAAACTCACAACCTGTTCTGGTCCGTGAAACAGTTTCTAAGCCGTCATTCTGAGATTGAAGAGGACGCTCCAAACAGactttttgaatttgaattgattactcaattaatcaattagtcgatcagatcaaaactattttaataattgattaattgtttaagtgaTTTATGAGGCAAATATGGTATCTCTGGTTCCATGTTCTGtaatttgaggatttgctgcgtttcttgtgttttttatgattgtaaattgaatatttggggtttttggactgttggtcggacaaaggAAGAAATACGAAGACGCTCTGGGACGTTgttgtggacatttttcactattttctaacattttctaGACTAAGCAGTTAATTAATCAGCCTGGTGCTCTACGATAAATACAACTTAATGACAACATCCGTctgctgtttcctgtcagtCTCTGCAGTGAAATGTCTAATATCTGATctctaaatataaaatatcaagcaaatattatatataatagtatTCAGCCATTAGAAATCTCCTGTGACTCCATACACTCTGCCTGAACATCAGTTTTATCTCATAGTTTGCTCTTCTCTGAATAACACACATGGAAGAGTGGAACCAGCGGTCTGTTGTTGTGGTCTTACCTTCTCGGACAGACCCTCTCCTCTCGGCTCAGGCTGCCGCTCTTCAGCCCTGGGTGGCAGGACGGCGGGCTGACGGCGGTGCAGAAGGCCGTCTCCAGGTAGCTGAGAGGCAGCGTCCGGTTCACCGGCCGGTGAATCTGAGCTCTGCTCCACCGGGTCAGAGCCGCCCTGCTGCCCACGTAGAAGTGAACAAGAGCCGGTAAAGAGTCGAAGGCCTCGCCCTCCAGGCTGTACTGGACCCGGGTGTACGTCTCGCCGGACTGAACCACCGTCTTCCTGATGAGGAAGTGAAGCGTTTTCTGCTCCCAGTGGCTGGTGAGGACAAAGTCGCCCTGACTGGACTGAGAGTCCCTGATGAGGAAGTCGCCGTGGTTCACCACCAGGCTCTCCgacacctgcagacacattGGAATCTGTCTTGGTTATTAAAATCTGGATATGACGTTTCTTTACAGAAAGTTCAGCATGTTGGCTCTGTGTGCtgtaaaaatgctttttggtTGAGGTAAATAAAGTCCTCACAGTCCACCCCTCAAGGTTAACCATTTATAATCCTGATTTATACAATAAAGAATAATTCAAACTATTAGCTTCCCAGTTCAGCTCCATCCTGAGAGCTGCTTGTTGGATCAACCCCGAGCAGAAAGTCAGCAGGTAAGATGAGAATGTTTCATATACAGTCCGCCCTTCTGATACCAGAGATTCtctgatcaatcaatcaatcaattctCAGATTTACTGACCAACATTTATCCTTTTAAACTGAGAATCAGTTCAGCTGGTGTTTGGACAGAGCTCCCTCTGTTGGCTGAACCGCTGCATAGCCACTGCTAACGTgatacaacatttaaaaacagagtgCAAGACAAGCATTTAAAAACGTGAGTTTATGGTTATATTACAATGTGGGGACATAAGATTACTATGATTACTATGAGGACTCatttttagatttagttttaaaTTGAGACTTAGGTCAAGGTTTTGGTTAAGATTAGTTGATTaaggcagtggttcccaaccgttttcttaagggacccctattcTACCATTCTACCATTGTATATGCACTggccccccacccacacacttaTTTTGTAACATCTGTATTTATataatttcattatattcattgcataaaaacaaTATCAGCACAGAACAGTTAACTGTACTGTGGACTTAATATCTGCAGGACGTTTGAgcagcaatttgtataaaatacTGAACAGACTGTTTCCTGTGATTATTGCATTTGTATCAGGCGATTTTTCCTTACATCTTTAGGAACACAATTGTTAGTCCGTATGAtgattttttattaatttcactatcatacatacgttttaatagtccaagcagcctggctttgtgataaataaaggtataaacttctaaaataacccttaaattccGTTGTCTTcatcacagaaattaattaaatgcatgtatattaaaTCATATACAatattcttacacccttaaaatcaagaggtcAAGGGTCATGCATGTAC from the Enoplosus armatus isolate fEnoArm2 chromosome 4, fEnoArm2.hap1, whole genome shotgun sequence genome contains:
- the LOC139283597 gene encoding UDP-glucuronosyltransferase 2B31-like isoform X2, with translation MKVLIEELHSRGHEITVMWPSDSWYIKPESPHYKSITMNSSAGFDENSFGAFVSTMLKMRLEGASFWSRIALEYELVAQFYEMHKQQLQMVEEIFEDTKLMQELHDAKYDLVLTDPAIGGGVLLGHRLGLPLVFNVRWTVQGEGHHAITPSPLSYIPIPGTELTDKMTFLQRVKNLLYYFFTCFQIWYVTDPNYKPFVRRYFGPDVHYMELFQAADIWLMRNDFTFEFPRPTMPNIVYMSGFQCKPSKPLSKELEDFVRSSGEHGVIVMTLGTLVAKLPEAIAENIAAAFAQLPQKVIWRFKGKRPSTLGNNTLVLDWLPQNDLLGHPKTRLFVAHGGTNGIQEAIYHGVPLVGLPLMFDQPDNFFRMKARGVAKVLDIATMNKDNFLEVLKEVLYQPTYREKMKALSNLHRDQPMKPLDRAMFWIEFVMRHKGAPHLRTESYKMSTIQYHLIDVVAFLLAVILLVFTVFISAVKFLWRKVFSRSKVKKE
- the LOC139283597 gene encoding UDP-glucuronosyltransferase 2B31-like isoform X1, producing MKILCGKTCSALAVLLCSSPLVNGGKVLVFPLDGSHWVNMKVLIEELHSRGHEITVMWPSDSWYIKPESPHYKSITMNSSAGFDENSFGAFVSTMLKMRLEGASFWSRIALEYELVAQFYEMHKQQLQMVEEIFEDTKLMQELHDAKYDLVLTDPAIGGGVLLGHRLGLPLVFNVRWTVQGEGHHAITPSPLSYIPIPGTELTDKMTFLQRVKNLLYYFFTCFQIWYVTDPNYKPFVRRYFGPDVHYMELFQAADIWLMRNDFTFEFPRPTMPNIVYMSGFQCKPSKPLSKELEDFVRSSGEHGVIVMTLGTLVAKLPEAIAENIAAAFAQLPQKVIWRFKGKRPSTLGNNTLVLDWLPQNDLLGHPKTRLFVAHGGTNGIQEAIYHGVPLVGLPLMFDQPDNFFRMKARGVAKVLDIATMNKDNFLEVLKEVLYQPTYREKMKALSNLHRDQPMKPLDRAMFWIEFVMRHKGAPHLRTESYKMSTIQYHLIDVVAFLLAVILLVFTVFISAVKFLWRKVFSRSKVKKE